In the genome of Calothrix sp. PCC 6303, the window CTTTTAGATGAGTTAACGCCCTTCGCAATTACTACCCTCTCCGAATGTCGCTTATGGGTTATATCCGCTGACAAATTTCACACCCTAGTGACTCAATACCCAGAAATTAATCAGGCTTTTTCGCGGCTATTGGTGCAGGAATTAGCAGAGGTGACATCTGCTTTAACCTACGAACAAGAAAGGGCTGTAGGTTTGCGTCCATATTTAGTAACTAAAGCCCAGCGGGGAATTGTTGGTACAAGTAGATACGCGGTACGTCTACGTGAGCAAATTCGGGAAGCTGCCAGTGATAGGAAATCTGTCGAAATCTTTGGTGAACCAGGTTTAGAAAAAGATAATATTGCTACTCTAATTCACTTTAGTTCCCTTAAACGGCGAGAACCAATTATTAAAGTCAATTGTAGCATTCTCCAAACTAGTGGCGCAGATTTATTTGGTCGCGCTGGGGGAAAAGCAGGACTGTTGGAATGGTTGGGGGAAGGTAGTTTAATCCTGAATAATATCCAAGAATTACCAAAAGAATTATTACCAGAAATCACCCAGCTACTGCAAACAAATACATATACTCCCGTTAGTCGCACTGGAGAAGCAAAAGCTGAACCTCGCACCAGTCAAGCGAGAATTCTGATTGTTTCCGAAAAAGCTGATTCTCAGATTGAACGGTGTGTAGGTCATGTAATTAAAGTACCACCGTTACGGGTACGTAAAACTGATATCAAAGCCCAGGTGCAATATTATTCCAGTCTTTACAGCCGTGCTAGGGGTCTGGAGAAACAGCGTATTACCCCCGAAGCCTTGCGCCGCTTGCAGTCGTATGATTTTCCCGGTAATCTCAAAGAATTGAAAAATTTGGTAGAACGAGCGATTGTTCAAGCAGGAGAAAGGAAAGAACTTACAGAAGAGATATTTTGGTCAACAGAACCACAGAAAAAGCAATTTCGCGTCAATTTATTAAATGCTTATCCAGCGTTGCGGCGGTTTTTGCGTAGTGACTGGTGGACTGATCGCATTAATTATGGTTTTACCTTTGCCGCCTTTGCCTTTATGGTGGGTGTATTATTTATAGGTCCTCAAACACGCGATCGCAATTTCGCTTTAAACCTATTTTGGGCTTGGTGGTGGCCCTTTTTCCTATTTCTATTCCCCTTTCTTGGGCGGATCTGGTGTTCTATCTGCCCTTTTATGATTTACGGTGAAATTACGCAGCAATTATCTCTATGGTTGTTTCCAAGACAACTCCAGCGCTGGCAACGAGAGAAAGCCGAAAAATGGGGCGGCTGGTTTTTATTTGGGCTATTTACCCTCATTTTCTTATGGGAAGAACTCTGGGACTTAGAAAATACCGCTTATCTCTCAGCTTGCTTGCTGCTATTAATTACCGCCGGGGCAATGATATTTTCCGCCATTTTTGAGCGGCGATTTTGGTGCCGCTATCTTTGCCCAATCGGGGGAATGAATGGTTTATTTGCCAAACTTTCCATGACAGAACTCCGCGCCCAGCAAGGCATCTGTTCCGCCACTTGCACCACTTATCAATGCTACAAAGGTGGACCACAAAAAGGCGAAGGGATGGAAACTAACGGTTGTCCTTTGTACTCACACCCCGCCCAGTTGGAAGATAACAGAGATTGCGTGTTGTGCATGACTTGCCTCAAAGCCTGTCCCCATCGTTCAGTTGAATTTAACTTACGTCCCCCAGGAATTGAACTGTGGACAACTCATGTAGCCCACAGCTATGAAGTCGCATTGTTATTTTTGCTATTGGGTGGTGTATACCTGCATCGATTGCCAGAATTGCAAACTTGGTTAGGGCTAAACTTAGATTTAAATATTTTTTGGCAGCACTTAGGATTGTCTCTGGTAGTTCTGATTGTTCCAGTTACAGTTTGCTTAGTTGCCTATAGCTGCATCAAACTATCTAATTCTGGACGTAAGCCCAAAAAATTTATTGAGCTTGCTTACGGCTACCTTCCATTAGTATTAGGAGGTAACTTTGCCCATTATTTGCGCTTCGGCTTAGAAGAAGGTGGACGAATTTTACCTGTGACATTTGCTACCTTTGGTTTGAGCGGCGAGCAGTTACCCGTATTAATAGCACACCCCGCAGTCATTGACTTTTTGCAAGGCAGTACCCTCATATTTTCCCTGCTGTTAACAATAGTGTTAACGCAAAAAATCGCACGCCAACCTTTAAAAACACTGCTTTGGCAACACCTTGCGGCTACTGGGTTGGCTGCTAGTATGTGGGTGATTATTATTGTGTTTTGAGCTTTATGTCTTCCCCAAGCTATTTTTCATCGCCTGGGAAAGATGTAATATGCTAGTCAAAATACCAATAAGGTTCAGTTAAAGATACGTGATTTCCACACATCAAAAGAAGCCCTCTCCACAGCTTGCTACTTTTCTATATCGTTATTTCTAGGGATGGCAAATACTAGGTTACTTAATACACTAAGTATATATTCCTCCTAAAGGCGACCTGAGTTTGCCTATAAATATTCAATTTTATGGACTCTACCAAGCTTAAACAAGCACTTATTAATCTTCCAAATGCAGCACCAGAGCCAATCGTTTGTAGCGTATTTATTATTCCACAATTACTAGAAGCACTAGGTTTTAGCTCAATGGAAACTGTTCCACAGTTTGCTACTGGGAATAGCAGTGATTCTGTTGATTATGCTGTTCGCAAAAATGTTGACAACGACATTTTTGTAAACACTCAATTAAATCCCTACTTGTTACTAGAGGCAAAAGGAAGAAATATTAACCTCAGTCCAAATTCAGCACAATATAAGGCAGCAGTTCATCAAATTAAACGCTATTTACTCGCCCCAAAATCTAAATCTGCTCAATGGGGAATTATTACCAATGGTAATCATATTCAGCTTTTTAGAAAACACGGCAAGGTGATTCATCCTGCATCCACATGCTTGGAAGTTACTCCAGATAACGTAGATAAGATTGTTTCAGCAATTAAACAGAAAATAGATGAGTCACAAAGAGCTTTGACTGTAGCAGTTTATAACAACAAAGGTGGCGTAGGTAAGACTACAACCACAGTTAATTTAGCCGCAACATTGGCACGTTTAGGAAAGCGAACGCTGATTATAGACTTTGATCCTAACCAACAAGACTTAACAAATTCACTAGGTCTCAAGCCCAAAGGAGATACTATATATTCATGGTTGGTTAATAAGAATAATACACCATCTAATGAATTAATCGAGCAATGTAAATTTTCACCAAAGTCAGGTGTTGTATGGCAGTTTGACATCATTACTAGTGATGAAAAACTTAAATATTCAGAAGAACATGAATTGCGTCGAATGATCAGCCCTGTCAGATTACGACAAGCATTAGAGGCATTTAAATCGAAGTATGATTATATATTAATTGATTCTCCACCAAACTGGCGATTTTTTAGCCGGAGTGCGATTTGTGCAGCAGATGTGGTTTTGATTCCCACCAAGCATAATAGTATTTTTTCTTTAGAAAATGCGGTGTCTGTAATTAAAAATTTCGTTCCGGAAATTCAGAGTCAAAGGAAAGATGGTGGTCCGATTGCCCTACCTATCTTTTTTAATGGTGAGTCGATTACAGATGCTGCAAAAATTCGTGCAGAACAGGCAATAAACGAAATTATAGTCAAATCTGGTAAGGATAAATCTAATCCGATTAATTTAACACCATATTTTTATCCGAGATCGACTTCAACCAAGATAGATCAACACATTTTTGGTATACCCAGTTACGCTGATATCGCATCTGCGGCTTTTACTCGTGTACCTGCTGCTTATAAAAATAAGACAGCCTGCGAGCATTATGTAGCATTAGCGAAAGAATACTTTTTACAATAGGATATTTAAAAATATGAGTTTAAGTAATGTCGGAAATTTGATGTGTCTTTACAGAACTGAAATTAAACCAGGGAAAGCCACAAATGTACCAGATTTTCAAATTAAAGCAGCAGCAAAAGCATTAATTGAATCAGGTGGACGTAATTGGGTTCCAGTGATTGTGAAAGAAATTGCCGAAGATGAATATCAAGTTATTGGTAACTCTTTTGTTTATGCGATCGCTGAGGAAGTAAACTTAGAAAGAGTATGGTGCATTGTTACAGATTCTAGTGATAAAACATCTGAATTAACCAGCATTTTGACTGGTGAGTTAATACCTAAAGTTAATTTATCAACTGCAACCAGAGATGAAATTCAATCAGCCTTAGAATATTTGATTGAAAAACCTAATACTGAGTTAAAAGGAATAAAATTGGCGATTGCCACTAATCGTATTGATGAGGCTCCACGTCAAAGCTGGGAAAACTTAGAGCCGATTACAAACTTGAAATGTGGCATCACTAAGGGGAAGAAATTGGATGCACTTAAAGAGGTTTTTTACCTAACTCCTGAACCTAGCTCAGAAGTTATTACAAAGAAAGTGACAACAGATGCTAATCAGGGATTAAATAATTTGACAACTACACAACTTAAAAATATGGCAAAAGATAAAAAAATACCTGGATATAGCAAGAAAAAAAAGCAAGAGCTAGTTGCCTTATTATCAGTAAGTTAATCTGCAAATAAAACCTGGTATTTAAAAGCCTGTTTAGTGCATAGAATCATAGATTTGATTGAGTCAAGACTGTCAAACATAAGATTCACGGATGTCCAGATCCCCTACTTCTCGCATAAGTCGGGGATCTAGGGCAGATTATTTATTTTGAGCGGTTTTCCAAAAGAAACTTTGCTTCACCAACGCGATCGCTTGTGGGATAGAACTGTACAATTTGTTGTAAATGTTCTGGTTTCCCGCTCAGGTAATAGCTAGAAAATAACAAATCATCTATATATTTGCTCTGAGGAAATCTGATTTTTAATTCGCTGATGATTTGATCTACACGGCTTTGATAATTTTGCTGTATCTGCTTGTAAGGATCTTGAAGATCTCCAGTATAGGAGTAATCAACATCAAAGAAGAAATTTTGCGGTTTCCCTGGAACACCAGCAGGGGGATGGATGCGGAGAGTTTCACCCTTGGGATGATTTTCCCATTGCCATAGCAATGTGGATGCCACCATATACAGGGTTTTTTCCTTCAACTGTGGTGTAATGCGGGGATTCGCTAGCAATTTTTGATATTGAGATATGCCTACGGCATTTTGGCTAGAATCTTGATAGAGCGATCGCACTAACTTAGAATCCCTTATTTTCATGTTACAAACCCACCAAGTTCCACAATCTTCAAAAGGAACATGCCAAGCTCGAAAACCATCCCAAATTGCCATGTAGCCGTTTTTCCAACCACCTGCACCTGCCCAATTTGAAGCTAAACGGTATTGGGAATCGGGGGTGTTTTCCTGTTGCAGTTTTAGCAGATTTTGCCAGCGTTGCCGCTGTTCTGTCAGCATGGTTTGCATTTGCTTTTGAACTTCAATCACTGGAGAGTTCGATTTACCAGCCCACCAGTAAGGATTGTAGTTATAATAACTACCTAAAACATTATTAGACATTTTTGTCAAGTCTAATTTTGCCGAAGTTTCTAAGGCTTTGGCATAATTTTGACCTCTGGCATACCGCACAGATAGAGCATACTGCAATAAAGGAACCATAGGTTTGATTGCTGGTTCCGTTATTAGGGTTTCCAGTTGCTCATTTGTTAAGCCGACATCAAGTAGCGATCGCACATAGGGATAAGCTAGATATATTGCATCTCCATCACCCACAGATTGAGTCATCAATTTATTCCACAACCGCATTGCTCCCATGACATCATTGGTATTCTGCAAACTTCGAGCTAAATGATAGGTGGCATCATCAGCACCTGGATGATTGGGATATTTACTGAGCCACTGTTGCCAATCTTGACTATGTTGGGCGGCTGTTTTCTTGGCGTTGCGCTCTCGGATGGCTTTAGGACGTTCAGCGTGATCAAAGTAAGATGCACCTATTAAATCTCCGTACTCGTGGCATCCCTTGATAAATTTAGATTGTGGGTATTTCTGAGCAATGTTAATTAGGAGATAGTAAGCGTGAGTATTTCTGATAGTATGGCTTTCGTAACCAGTAACGCGGGTGAGGGGATGGATTTGGCTGAGGTCGCCGTTAATTATTTGTTGTAATTGTTTTATACCTTGGGTATCTCCGTGACGTTCCAGTTCTGCTATTGCCCAAACTTGATCCTTTGATTTGGGATCATTGGCTTCAGATTGCAAAACAGCCTTGCCAATGGGGGAAATTTTCCCCGCTTTAACTTGTCCTAAACGTTCTACCAGTAAGCGTTCCTGGGTTGTTACTGGCAGATTGCGGTAGTAAGTTATTGCACTTTTGATTTGACTAGAGTTAGGTTTTGTCAAACGCTCAAATTTAGACCATTCAGGTAAATTTAGCGGTGATTCTGTGTTTTCTGGTGGCGAAGGATATACTTTGTCATAACCTAAAACCGCTGCTAAAAAATCTTTGTTGAACTCAGACTCATTAAACTGGTAATAATTGCGATACTCTAAGGTAGACGGTTCTGGTTGCAGATTTTGTTGGGCTAGTTTAATTAAGCGATCGCGTGTTGCTTTTTCGTCTAAACCAAACTCTTTCTGCCAAGCTTTTTCATTTTTATCATCATAGGTGCCATCAGTTAGGTTTTTCAGACTGGTTGTCACCAAACCAATGTCTGGTGTAGTTAGTTTTCTTTGAATCTGACGAGTTAACCATAAAGTTGTGTAAGGTTTCCCCAAACTGCGAATCCCCAGCACTGCGTATTCTTGACGCACAGCATCTTTGGAACGGGTGTAATAGTCCAGTAGGGGATAAGCTTTTGCTCCATATTTCTTCCAAACTGGGTTTTGGGGTTTACCCTTTCCCCATTTCAGAATCATAATATCTTGACGAATAGCTGCGGCAATCTCCATCCATTCAGGATTAGTTCGCAACTTATCCCGAATTTCTTCATCGACTTCAACTTGCGTTAGTTGTTCTGGAGTTAGTTTTTCTGCTTGCTGCGCTGCTATTTGCGGAGTGGGAATTTTTTTCCCAGGTTGAGATAGTCCCTGATATAACAAACTAGATATTCCCAATGTCAGGGTGCTAACTGCTAAATATAAGTAATAACGCGACTGCATAGTTTATAGGTAGTGGTTAAATATACATAAATAAACCTGTATTATATTTAGCCATAAATCCGAACAAAAAAAATGAGTAGAAATTAATCTACCCATTGAGTATCAAAACGAGAAGGATTATATTTTAAAAGTAGATGCTAAAAGTAGATACAAACCCTAATTACCTGGATCGTGAGAATTCAATCAAAGATATTTGGAACTAAGTGTTAGTTGAACTTAACAGCTTTGCTGTTGCGGCGACGATTCAAACCAAACATTGCAGCCAAACCTAAAGCACCCAAGCTTGCATTCACACCAGGTTCAGGAACCGCTGTACCTTGGAGTGCAACACCATCGCCAGTGTTGAAACTGGTACCATTTGGATCGGAGTTGGGACCTAATTGACCTAGTTGAATTTCAAAATTGTCAACATTTCTCAATGTGATTTGTTGAATATTGCTATCACCAAGATCACCAGCAGCTACAAGCGATGCGAGTGTTTGAGCTACACCATTAATTTTGATGACTTTAGTGGAGTCCGCGTACTCAACATCAAACAAGTTCAAAACTAATTTTGACACGGTTTCCTGGAAATCAAACTTGAATAAACCAGTTTCCAAGCGACCTTTTTCTAATGGTTTACCTTTCTTGTCTACAGCAACTGGACGTAGCCAGTATTCACCTAGTGTAGTGTTAGTTCCTTCATCTACAGTGGCATTATCTTGACCGAAGAAAGTAATACCAAAGTTACCTGATTTTGTTGCGTAGGTGTTAGCAGTGTCTCTGTTATCTGAGAATAAAAGACTGGGTTTGTTGCTGCTGGAACTGGTGCCATCATAATCAAGACTTGTAACTGTGAAACCAAAAGGTGATGTTTGTAAACAAGTTGCGTTGGAAAGGCAAGTAGAACCATTATTCGTCAGTGCAACTTCACCTTCTGCACCCAAATCAAAGCTGTTAAAGCTTGCTGCATGTGCTGCAGAGGAGATACTTAAAGCACCAATACTGATGGTGGTAGCAGTTGCGATTTTAGCGATTGATGTTAACTTTTTCATGGTTTTAATCTTGTTAATTCAGTGTTACTAGGTAGTTTGCAGTTTGTTTTCTGCGTCTTGTCCTTTGCTTATGTACACATCTTATGGGAGCTTTCACGTAAGTGTCATCCCCTAATCTCAAGGTTCATTTGAACTTGATTGTCTGACAAATTTTTGGTAAACTACGTAAAACTAATGACAAGATCTCTCGTTGATATATGTATAGAAAAAGTTATTAAAGCAACTAGATATTTTCCGCTCATACACACATAAATAAAATCCTTGATGAATTTTTGTAAAATTTTTATCAAAAAAACAGTAATTAGATAAAGATTATTCTTTAAGCAGAAAATTTAGTTTTTTCAAAAGGAAACTATGGTATCTGGAGATATTGAAATATCAAAGTTTGTGGAGATTAAATGATTTAAAAAGCTGCAATCAAATATTTTATATATGTATCAGTGCCTATTGAGTGTTGTAAAATATACTTTTATTTGTGTATGTTGCTAAAAATAGTTAACTTCTAAAAAGTTTTCCTTCCTCACAATTTGTACTCAACAGGATACTTTACGGCATCTATATAAATGATTCATTAAAAATTAGTGGTTCCCCTAAGTAGCACGTATGAATAGTTGTCAATGAAGGCAGGAGGGGGGTTTTTGGAGGAAGCTTGAATTCCCAGCAAAAACTTTCCCCCTAAAAGGCTCTACGGTGTACACAGAAGTCTTAAAATCCTACCTGGAAGGGAGTTTTAAACTCAGATAAAATCGCTCAAAACCTGTCATTGCGAGCGAAGCGAAGCAATCCCAGCACCTTGCGATTGCTACCCTGCGGGATGCAAGCAACGTCGTTCCTCCTCGCTTCGGACAATTTAAGGGGGTTGAAATCCCTGAAACGTATGCTGAGAGTACTTGTGTGTACACCGTAGCTAAAAGGCTAGGGTGTACACACAAGTCTTGAATTCTCTAGATTTTCTATAATCCTACGCCCGCCAACGGTTGAAACCGCCATCTAATAGCTAAAGTCATCTACAAGATGACTGAATATTTTGGTTTTTAGTCCATTGAAATGGACTTGTGTTGTGAGACTGGGATTTTCAATCCCAGGTGGAGTGAGGGATTTACCTTTGAGTAGGCATAAGCCAGCCTTTCGGCCTTATGCTAGCCTAGCCTACGTGAACGGCAATCCCTTTGGGGAACGACAAGCCACTTTGCGTCTACCTTGCGTTGCAATGACATAACTGCGTAGTCATTGCCTAAGTCCTGACAGTCAGTAATTGGTGCGTGATGCTATAAATAATAAATAAGTCTGATTGCTTCCTTCAAATATTCTCGCAGCGTCACCGAAGAGGCAGAGGGGAAGGGGGCTTTCTAGTCTACGGTGCATATACATCTGTGTGCAGCAACAAAATAATCCCAGACTTTGTTAAAAGCCTGTGATGCAAATCTCAAAAACTTGTGTGTAAGTAGGGCTTGCTGATTAAAGCTATAACCTTTGCCCAATCAGAGTTTTAACTATTTTTAAACTAAACAAGTGGAAGGTTATGGGATTTAAAAGCTCAAAATTTATGCACTTTGGAGGAAAACCGTGGGGCGAATTTTGTGTTTAAGCTCCAAAACCACCATTATTCAATAAGAGACTTCCAAATAAAAAAATATCCCAAAATTTCTTGTAGGCATCTTGCCTGTTACTAATACAAAAACAGGCAAGACTTCGGCGTGAGCGCTACTTTACCTCCGGTACACTTCGTTCCGACTAGGCTCAGTACAAGTCAGTCCTTACCTCCGGTACACTTCGTTCCGACAGGCTCAGGAACCATCGAACGCTGCCTATTCCACAATATTGGATCATCTTTTTTGTGGAGTTTTCTAAGAGGCAGGGGAAAAAATATAAATAAAGAGAACTATAGTTGGGTTTTTCTCAAAAGTACGGGGCGAAAAATGCCCCGTCAGTGAGCCTTTATTTTGCTTGGCTAGCGAGTTCTGCAACCTTGCTAAAACCAGCAGGGTCTAGTACAGCCAGTTGTGCCAGCATTTTGCGGTTCAGGTTGACGTTTACCTTTTTCAGATTTCCGATCAACTTGCTATAGCTCAACCCGTGTAGACGTGCTGCGGCATTGATCCGAGCAATCCACAAACGGCGGAAGTCTCTTTTTTTCTTTTTGCGATCGCGGTATGAACTGCGAAGCGCTTTCATTACCTGTTGGTTTGCGGTTCTAAACAAAGTTGAGTGAGAACCACGAAAACCTTTAGCTAATTTCAGAATCTTTTTGCGGCGTTTGCGAGCAACATTACCGCGTTTTACCCGTGTCATAACTTACGATGTTCCTATGAAAATTTACAAATAAGGCAGCATTCCGCGCACGTTTGGCACGTCACACTCATTTACCAGTGCCATCTGTGACATATCGCGCTTCTTGTTAGCGGATTTGTGTTCGAGAAGATGACTTTTGAAAGCTTTACGACGAGCGATTTTTCCAGTACCAGTGGCGCGGAAACGCTTCGCAGCAGCTTTGCGAGTCTTAAGTTTAGGCATAACTAGCTATTAAAACAACACAATCTACAATATTACTACCTTTTAGCCGTTATGTGCTGATTCTTTATTTTCAAACCCATAATTACTAAATCTCGTTTTTGGCTGTCTAATTCTGCCACATCCGGCAGTAATCCCCAACGGTTAAAACCAAATTTTTCACACAGTCGCAAGCTAGGAATATTATGTCCAAAGATGAATCCCAGAAGGGTATTTACGTCAAATTTTCCACAACTATCAATTATTGCTTGTAACAAATAGGAGCCAACACCTTGGTGTTGATAACCTGGGGCAACATACAAACTAAACTCAGCCGTTTTATTATAAGCTGGGCGACCGTAAAATGAGTTAAGGCTAATCCAAGCAATTATCTCATAACTATTAGCATCGGATACCAATTCACGTTCCAATACCCATAGTGGACGATTTGTGCAATTATGCTGCAAAAACCAACTTTGGCGACTTTCTACTGTGACTGACACTGTATCCGCAGTTGCCATCCTTCCAGGAATTGAGGCATTGTAAATTTCCACAATTCGCGGCAAATCCGATTCTGTAGCATCTCGAATCATATCACCGATCTTTTCCGCTTTATCCATCTATTATTTGAAGGACTGATGTATTAACTAGCAATTTCCGTCATGGCGACGCAAGCAATCCCCAGGTTTTCGGGTTTCCGGAATGTATAAATATTTTTAGCTGCCACTTACCTTGTAGTTGTGGTGCGCCTACGCTTGACTCGTGACACTTCTTGATTAATTGGTACTACTTCCGCTTCGCTACTTTCCCTCGCTACACGAATTAGTAATCCAGCTGAAACTAAGCTAGCAATCATCGAATTACCTCCATAACTAAATAAAGGTAAAGGTAAACCTGTTGTGGGTAATGCACCTGTGGTTACACCAATATGTAGCAAAGATTGACCTACCATCACCGTGGTAATACCAATCGCAATTAGTCGATATACTTGATTTTTAGCTTTGAAGGCAACTATTAAACCCAAGGTGGCATAGAGGGCAAGTAACGTAAATAACACCATGCAACCAACAAAGCCAAATTCTTCTGCAAATACAGAAAAGATAAAATCAGTATCTTGAATTGGCAGATAAGATAACTTTTGGATCGATTGTCCAAATCCTGCCCCCCATCTTCCGCCTGAACCTACTGCCAATAAGCTTTGTACCAATTGATATCCGTTACCAGTGGCATCTGCCCAAGGATTTAGGAACGACATTACCCGCTTGCGTTGATATTCGCGGATACTAATGCTCAATGTTGCCAGGAGGATACCACCGAAGGCAGTTCCACCCAAGTATTTATATGGGAGTCCGGCGGCTAGGGCAATTAGCCAAATTGTCATTCCACAAAGGGATGCTGTACTCAGGTTGGGTTGAGCGAGAATTCCTAGCACAATTAGCGTAAAAATACTTAACCAAAATCCTCGCACTTTCCAACTAACTTTTTCCCATTGTCCAAATAACCGGGCGCTTTGGATCACTAAAAAGGGTTTAATTAATTCTGAAGGCTGGATTGGTAATGGTCCTAATAAACGACGGGCTGCACCCAAATCACTTTTACCTAATCCGGGTATTAAGGTGACAAAAATTAGTAACAGTAAAAGGATAATGAACCAGTGGGAAATATTAGACAGGCGGCGCAACGGCAAATTGATAAAAATGTTGGATGCCACCAAACCCACTACTACCCAGACTAACTGTAGTTGGAAGTAGCGAATTCCAGCTGAGGGATAGGATGCAGAAAATAGCATCACTAAGCCAATAAATAACCAAATTAGTGTCAGCCAGCGTAATAATCGCGCTTCTAGCGCCCAGGT includes:
- a CDS encoding GNAT family N-acetyltransferase, which codes for MDKAEKIGDMIRDATESDLPRIVEIYNASIPGRMATADTVSVTVESRQSWFLQHNCTNRPLWVLERELVSDANSYEIIAWISLNSFYGRPAYNKTAEFSLYVAPGYQHQGVGSYLLQAIIDSCGKFDVNTLLGFIFGHNIPSLRLCEKFGFNRWGLLPDVAELDSQKRDLVIMGLKIKNQHITAKR
- a CDS encoding LEVG family PEP-CTERM protein; the encoded protein is MKKLTSIAKIATATTISIGALSISSAAHAASFNSFDLGAEGEVALTNNGSTCLSNATCLQTSPFGFTVTSLDYDGTSSSSNKPSLLFSDNRDTANTYATKSGNFGITFFGQDNATVDEGTNTTLGEYWLRPVAVDKKGKPLEKGRLETGLFKFDFQETVSKLVLNLFDVEYADSTKVIKINGVAQTLASLVAAGDLGDSNIQQITLRNVDNFEIQLGQLGPNSDPNGTSFNTGDGVALQGTAVPEPGVNASLGALGLAAMFGLNRRRNSKAVKFN
- a CDS encoding Rho termination factor N-terminal domain-containing protein; protein product: MSLSNVGNLMCLYRTEIKPGKATNVPDFQIKAAAKALIESGGRNWVPVIVKEIAEDEYQVIGNSFVYAIAEEVNLERVWCIVTDSSDKTSELTSILTGELIPKVNLSTATRDEIQSALEYLIEKPNTELKGIKLAIATNRIDEAPRQSWENLEPITNLKCGITKGKKLDALKEVFYLTPEPSSEVITKKVTTDANQGLNNLTTTQLKNMAKDKKIPGYSKKKKQELVALLSVS
- a CDS encoding sigma 54-interacting transcriptional regulator, whose amino-acid sequence is MTSSDRLIWLQERTALEILSPSVLEAIAQVMELEVVPANTTLVSEGTPVPALYIVQHGQLESETSQTNSALPRGFLTGEVIHLKELLLDELTPFAITTLSECRLWVISADKFHTLVTQYPEINQAFSRLLVQELAEVTSALTYEQERAVGLRPYLVTKAQRGIVGTSRYAVRLREQIREAASDRKSVEIFGEPGLEKDNIATLIHFSSLKRREPIIKVNCSILQTSGADLFGRAGGKAGLLEWLGEGSLILNNIQELPKELLPEITQLLQTNTYTPVSRTGEAKAEPRTSQARILIVSEKADSQIERCVGHVIKVPPLRVRKTDIKAQVQYYSSLYSRARGLEKQRITPEALRRLQSYDFPGNLKELKNLVERAIVQAGERKELTEEIFWSTEPQKKQFRVNLLNAYPALRRFLRSDWWTDRINYGFTFAAFAFMVGVLFIGPQTRDRNFALNLFWAWWWPFFLFLFPFLGRIWCSICPFMIYGEITQQLSLWLFPRQLQRWQREKAEKWGGWFLFGLFTLIFLWEELWDLENTAYLSACLLLLITAGAMIFSAIFERRFWCRYLCPIGGMNGLFAKLSMTELRAQQGICSATCTTYQCYKGGPQKGEGMETNGCPLYSHPAQLEDNRDCVLCMTCLKACPHRSVEFNLRPPGIELWTTHVAHSYEVALLFLLLGGVYLHRLPELQTWLGLNLDLNIFWQHLGLSLVVLIVPVTVCLVAYSCIKLSNSGRKPKKFIELAYGYLPLVLGGNFAHYLRFGLEEGGRILPVTFATFGLSGEQLPVLIAHPAVIDFLQGSTLIFSLLLTIVLTQKIARQPLKTLLWQHLAATGLAASMWVIIIVF
- a CDS encoding AAA family ATPase, translated to MDSTKLKQALINLPNAAPEPIVCSVFIIPQLLEALGFSSMETVPQFATGNSSDSVDYAVRKNVDNDIFVNTQLNPYLLLEAKGRNINLSPNSAQYKAAVHQIKRYLLAPKSKSAQWGIITNGNHIQLFRKHGKVIHPASTCLEVTPDNVDKIVSAIKQKIDESQRALTVAVYNNKGGVGKTTTTVNLAATLARLGKRTLIIDFDPNQQDLTNSLGLKPKGDTIYSWLVNKNNTPSNELIEQCKFSPKSGVVWQFDIITSDEKLKYSEEHELRRMISPVRLRQALEAFKSKYDYILIDSPPNWRFFSRSAICAADVVLIPTKHNSIFSLENAVSVIKNFVPEIQSQRKDGGPIALPIFFNGESITDAAKIRAEQAINEIIVKSGKDKSNPINLTPYFYPRSTSTKIDQHIFGIPSYADIASAAFTRVPAAYKNKTACEHYVALAKEYFLQ
- a CDS encoding tetratricopeptide repeat protein, giving the protein MQSRYYLYLAVSTLTLGISSLLYQGLSQPGKKIPTPQIAAQQAEKLTPEQLTQVEVDEEIRDKLRTNPEWMEIAAAIRQDIMILKWGKGKPQNPVWKKYGAKAYPLLDYYTRSKDAVRQEYAVLGIRSLGKPYTTLWLTRQIQRKLTTPDIGLVTTSLKNLTDGTYDDKNEKAWQKEFGLDEKATRDRLIKLAQQNLQPEPSTLEYRNYYQFNESEFNKDFLAAVLGYDKVYPSPPENTESPLNLPEWSKFERLTKPNSSQIKSAITYYRNLPVTTQERLLVERLGQVKAGKISPIGKAVLQSEANDPKSKDQVWAIAELERHGDTQGIKQLQQIINGDLSQIHPLTRVTGYESHTIRNTHAYYLLINIAQKYPQSKFIKGCHEYGDLIGASYFDHAERPKAIRERNAKKTAAQHSQDWQQWLSKYPNHPGADDATYHLARSLQNTNDVMGAMRLWNKLMTQSVGDGDAIYLAYPYVRSLLDVGLTNEQLETLITEPAIKPMVPLLQYALSVRYARGQNYAKALETSAKLDLTKMSNNVLGSYYNYNPYWWAGKSNSPVIEVQKQMQTMLTEQRQRWQNLLKLQQENTPDSQYRLASNWAGAGGWKNGYMAIWDGFRAWHVPFEDCGTWWVCNMKIRDSKLVRSLYQDSSQNAVGISQYQKLLANPRITPQLKEKTLYMVASTLLWQWENHPKGETLRIHPPAGVPGKPQNFFFDVDYSYTGDLQDPYKQIQQNYQSRVDQIISELKIRFPQSKYIDDLLFSSYYLSGKPEHLQQIVQFYPTSDRVGEAKFLLENRSK
- the rpmI gene encoding 50S ribosomal protein L35, with product MPKLKTRKAAAKRFRATGTGKIARRKAFKSHLLEHKSANKKRDMSQMALVNECDVPNVRGMLPYL
- the rplT gene encoding 50S ribosomal protein L20 → MTRVKRGNVARKRRKKILKLAKGFRGSHSTLFRTANQQVMKALRSSYRDRKKKKRDFRRLWIARINAAARLHGLSYSKLIGNLKKVNVNLNRKMLAQLAVLDPAGFSKVAELASQAK